GCAAGTTCGATTGAAAAAAACGAGGTTAACGAAAGCCTCTTCGACGCTCTCCATATTGTAGATGCGTTACTGGCACGCGACTGGAATTTTTCAAAGATCGACAGCACAAGCCTTTCGTACTTTTCAACGCTGTGGCAAGACACCTATGGACTTCCGGCATGCGACAGCATCGGTCTGCAGGCTCAAATCAATCAGGAAGGCAGCGCACAAGACAAGAACTACCTTGTATGCGACATGCGCAGCGATTCCACCTGGTTCTGGAAAAAATTCAATGCACTCGACACTGAATTTGGCACCTGCCACAACGGGAACAAGGATCGTCACGTGAAGAACGACACCGTGTACACTTGCTCCGAAAGCATTCTGGCCTGGGTCCCGGCAAACGACAAGGACGCCATCGAGTACCTGTTCGGCGAATGCGGTTACGGCAACAAGGGCAAGTATCGCGCCTATCACGATCACATATTCACGTGCGACGGTTACGGATTCTCGATGAGATGGACCGACACCATTTCAGGCTTCAACAGGGAACAGGCAAAGTTCGAAGCAAACTTCTATAACATATACGGCGACTGTACCGCAGATAAAGAGAACGAAAAGGCCGCTTACGACAGCAGTTATTTCAAGTGCCACAACGGCAGATGGGAAAGCATTACCGTCCTGGGCTACGTGACCGACGACTCCTGCACGGCAGGCGACACGCTCAAGCTGCCGCCGTCAAGCTACTTCCGCTGCAATGCCAACAATAACTGGAACGGTATCAGCTACTTTGACTACTACGGTATCGCCTGCGGCAAGGAAAATGAAAACGAAGTCGCCTATGCCGACAGCGTCTATTACTGGTGCGTTTTCCGCAACGGCTGGCAATGGAGATGGGAAAGGCTTCCTGCCGACAAGCAGATTCCGCCCATATTGAACCAGGATACCTGCCGCAACGGACATGTCGTCAAATACGACAGCTACTACATCTGCAAGAACGGCGAATGGGAAACTCTCCCCGACAGCGAGGCAATTCCGCCGGTCATCCACGAGGACGGATGCGGCGAACTGGAAGATTCAACCTACATCACGTACGACGGCGAGTACTACTTCTGCGAAAATTCAAAATGGAGTCACGTTCAAAAAAGCCAGGTCATCGCGCCTGTACTCGCGGGCGACTCCTGTACCACCGACAACAAGGCCGAAATCCGGAAGTACGACGATAAATACTTTATATGCATCTCCGGATACAATCAATGGGGACAGCTTGTCAAAAGCCACTGGTCGACCGCGCAACCCGAACAGATAGCAGTTTACGAACGCAACGCCAACCGAAGCGGTTACTGCAAGGCGGGGCAAACCGGAACCACGCTTGAATGGGACGAATCGGCGCAAAGCCTGTTCGGCTGCGTAAAAAACGTCGACGGAACATCCTACGAATGGGCCCGAATCGTCATCGGCGACATGGATCCGTCCGAACAAAAAAATTTCGCCAACGGGAAGTTCACAAAAGAAGGCGTGTACGAACGCGACGTCAGCGGAAACCATTACGAATTCGAGCACTTTTTCTGGAACGACAAGAAATGGAAGGACTATGTACGGTTGCGTCTGGAAAGAGCGACCATTGACGGCACCGGCTACGACGCCAGGATGGTCAACGGCAAGATGTACATACGCGCCCCGTACGGAAGCAAGTCCATTTACCTGAACGACTACGAAAACAGGAGCGAATCTTTCGACGCTTTCTATCAGAAGTGGAGCCGCTGGGCAGGCGTAAAGGACATCTGCGGAGATTCCGCCGAATGCAAGGGTTCCATCAAGTTCACCCACAACGACGAAAATACCTTTACCACGTGGGAAAGCGCCAAAATCTACTGCCCCGCAGGTTTCCACATCCCCGATACGACCGAATGGAAAAGTTCCGGAATCAACGAATGGAAACGCACCATCGATAGCGACGAGATGAACCGCATCACGAATATCGTCGAGGGCATAGACGAAGTGGACAAAAACGGCTCCTTTGAAAGAGTCCTCGTATTGCTCTGGTCCAGCACCGAAAAAGACGCGGATACGCAGTATTGCTTCACTTACGAAATCTCAAGCTTCATTTTTAACACCAACAAAAAAGCAATTATCGAATGCCCCAAGGACCTTATGCCCATGGGCCAGGCGATGTGCGTCAGGGACTAGGAGAAAATGGTGAAATCTTTGCGGTGCATTTTTACGATGGTATGCGCAATACTTTGCATAGCGCTAGTCGGCTGCGCCACCGACACCTACGAGGTGACCGACAAGGGCTACGCATGGCACTACATGGGCCTGATAGACGACACGACCATGGTCGTCGAGGTCAGCCACTGGGAAAGAGGAACCATCCACTGCAACCATTTTATGGCTTACGAGGATGGAGAATCGTTCAGCAACACGCTCTCGACCAGTTACTATTCGGTCAGCCTGACGGACCAGAAAGTCGGCAAGAAAAAAACATCGTCCAATGGTATTTTACCGGAAGAACCCTTTTTCAAAGAGCTCCCCTCCTGGACCGAAAGCTGCCTCGCCATGGATTCTATCGACGGAAAATTTTACTGCGTAAATGCGGTGCGGCTCGACGAGTTCTCGAGCGCCTGCGCCCTTGCCATCGTGAATAGTGAAAAACAGGACCTGGATACCCTGGAATTTGAACGCTGCGGTTTTGACCTGCACAAGGACATCTCCTTTGCAGCACATTACCTCAAGATTTCGGAAAATTTCTACGCGATACGTGACGGCCTGGTAAAATCGCAGCTGCCGACCTACAAAATCAAGGACTACGGCGACGCCGTCATTGTCATCAACTCATACGGAGATACCCTTTATTATGAGGGCAAGCCATGACTAGGATCCTGCTCCTTTTCGCAACCATTCTAGTCGCCTGGGGATGCAGCCAAGACGACATTTCGATAAAGCCCGTAGAAACCAAAATCAAAACCGTTTTCGATCCGGCCGAAATAGAATACGGTTCCATCGTAGACTCGCGCGATGGACAACTGTACAAGACCGTAAATATCAATGGACGCTGGTGGATGGCGCAAAACCTCAACTACGCCGCCGATTCCACCTACTGCTACGACGACGAACCGGATTCCTGCACCGTTTACGGCAGGCTTTATCCTTGGACCGTCGCGATGGACCTTGATTCAGCCTACAACAAACTAAACGCCACCTACGACGATAAAATCAAGGGCTCACATCAGGGAATATGCCCCGAAGGCTGGCACCTCCCCAGCGAAAAAGAATGGAAAGAGATGATCGACTACGCCGACTCTCACAACGGTAACGAGGGCGCAAGCGCAAGCATGAGGGCAAAATACGGCTGGATTGCGGACGAAACATACGAAATAAATTATATCGACAGGTTCGGTTTTGCAGGGCTCCCCGCCGGGGCGAGGGCCAATAAAGAAATGAGAAAATCCGACTGCAACCACTCCTACGGATATGAAACAAACATCTATTGCGGCGTCGGCGAAGAAGCCTTCTTCTGGACCTCTACGGAACGAATAGACTATCGGAATGACTCCGAACGCGCCCTCTATTTCTTTTTGCACGGATTACAGAACGGAGACTTCCAAACAAGTGACTGGGGTGAGTTTACAAAACGCGCGGCCCTATCCGTCAGGTGCGTGAAGTAACTGATACGTTTTTCTATTTTTCGCACATGCTCAAAAATTACATCTTTGACTTGGGCGGGGTCATTCTCGATATCCGTATGCAGAATGCATACGAGCAATTCATGGCCCTAGGGCTTCCTGCCACAGAACTCGAAAAGGGAGGTTCCGTTTACAAGTGGATGGAAGATTACCAGCTCGGCCTGTTGAACACGCAGGAATTCTGTCAGCAGATTGCAGACAAATGCTCTTCAACAACGAAGCCTCTCGATATTGAACAGGCGTGGAATTCCATCTGCCTCAATATCGCCGAACGCAAGCTGAACGCGCTCCGCCGCCTACGCCAAAGGGAAGGCGTCACCGTTTCGCTCCTGAGCAACACAAACGAACTGCACTGGGAATACTGTTGCGAGAAATGGTTCAACGCAAACGGCAACAATCAGGCTGATTTCTTCGGCCATATTTTCTTGAGTCAGGAGCTCCATTTGCAAAAGCCCGACCCAGAAATTTTCAGGACGGCGATTCGCACACTGAACGCGAACCCGAGTGAAACGATTTTCATTGACGACAATGACGAAAACATCGCAGCCGCCTCATCTTGCGGATTGCAGACACTCCACGCCACTCCCGACATCGATTGGGTAGAATCACTTAACCTCTGAAAATTCTGATGCGCCAGTCCCTTCTATACATTTCGATTCTTCTGACCGCCCTGCTTTTCGCCTGCTCCGAGTCATTCACCGACCCGCGCGACGGCCAAAGCTACGACATTGTGCAAATCGGTTCGCAGACCTGGATGGCCGAGAACCTGAATTACGAAATCGAAGGAAGCGCCTGCCCCGAGGGCGACAAGCGAAACTGTTCCAAGTACGGACGACTTTACACCTGGGCAGCAGCGCAAAAAGTTTGCCCCGAAGGCTGGAGCCTACCTGACCGTGAGGACTTTGAACAACTTATCGTAAACGTTGGCGGTACGGATCTTGCAAGCGGCATGGCAGTCGCAGGTGAAAAACTTAAGTCCACCAGCGGCTGGTTCAAGAAAGGCAACGGCTCCGACGAATTCGGCTTTAACGCCCTCCCTGCAGGGTACCGCCTGGGCGGCAGCGAAAATGCCACCGGAAAATTCGACGGCATCGGCGGCTATGCCCACCTCTGGACCGCATCGGAAACTCCCGACGGCCTCGCCCACTACCTTCTCCTCGATTTCAGCACCAAGGCCGCCAAGCTAAGCGCCTTCGGCAAAGACGAAGCACGATCCGTTAGGTGTGTGAAGTAACATCAACTTTGTTGTTATAGATGACCGCATCTCCATCGATGTTCAGCATGAAAACAACGATTCTCTGTTCAACGATCGCCTTGTTCTGTATGTAGCTCGCCTTACTAGCAGCATGGAGAAGGTAGGACAATTTAGTCGTCTGGAAAACCTGCATGTGGTCAGTTTCCAGTTTTTCGACGCGTTCAGGGAATCCCCGAATTATCGTCATAAGGTGCAGCTCCGCAATCAGGAGCAGCGTGTATATTTTGAACGGCAGACGGTGACGCTCATCGAAGTGAACAAGTTTCTCAAGCAGAAGGAAAAGTTCGAAGGCGACAACAGCCGCATCGCACAGTGGCTCCGTGCCATCGATACGCTCAACCGTGAAGCCGATTTCAGCGAGTTTGCTACCGACCCCGTGTTCAAGGTCTTGCAAAACGAGGTGAAATTGTGTAATTTTAGTGCTAGATATATGC
This window of the Fibrobacter sp. UWH4 genome carries:
- a CDS encoding fibrobacter succinogenes major paralogous domain-containing protein gives rise to the protein MRQSLLYISILLTALLFACSESFTDPRDGQSYDIVQIGSQTWMAENLNYEIEGSACPEGDKRNCSKYGRLYTWAAAQKVCPEGWSLPDREDFEQLIVNVGGTDLASGMAVAGEKLKSTSGWFKKGNGSDEFGFNALPAGYRLGGSENATGKFDGIGGYAHLWTASETPDGLAHYLLLDFSTKAAKLSAFGKDEARSVRCVK
- a CDS encoding Rpn family recombination-promoting nuclease/putative transposase, translated to MFNDRLVLYVARLTSSMEKVGQFSRLENLHVVSFQFFDAFRESPNYRHKVQLRNQEQRVYFERQTVTLIEVNKFLKQKEKFEGDNSRIAQWLRAIDTLNREADFSEFATDPVFKVLQNEVKLCNFSARYMRCELMKDFDEAWLKHRTACEIAKMLLEQGKLSVAEISAVTKLSEKEISEL
- a CDS encoding HAD family phosphatase, which encodes MLKNYIFDLGGVILDIRMQNAYEQFMALGLPATELEKGGSVYKWMEDYQLGLLNTQEFCQQIADKCSSTTKPLDIEQAWNSICLNIAERKLNALRRLRQREGVTVSLLSNTNELHWEYCCEKWFNANGNNQADFFGHIFLSQELHLQKPDPEIFRTAIRTLNANPSETIFIDDNDENIAAASSCGLQTLHATPDIDWVESLNL
- a CDS encoding FISUMP domain-containing protein, yielding MTRILLLFATILVAWGCSQDDISIKPVETKIKTVFDPAEIEYGSIVDSRDGQLYKTVNINGRWWMAQNLNYAADSTYCYDDEPDSCTVYGRLYPWTVAMDLDSAYNKLNATYDDKIKGSHQGICPEGWHLPSEKEWKEMIDYADSHNGNEGASASMRAKYGWIADETYEINYIDRFGFAGLPAGARANKEMRKSDCNHSYGYETNIYCGVGEEAFFWTSTERIDYRNDSERALYFFLHGLQNGDFQTSDWGEFTKRAALSVRCVK